The nucleotide sequence GGCAGGGGTATCCCCAGGAGGTGGATCTgtctccccatctccccccccttCACAGCCTGGTTAAGTCTTTCTGAGCTGCACGACAGCAAACGCCGCTGAGGGGCACGTGGCCAGCGGCAAGCCCCCTTGCCCACATCCCCAAGCTGGGGAATCTCCGGgtggccccaggcagggcccGAGCATCATTGTACGGGGGCCCGGAACAGCTTGGACCAtgggccccctcccacacacaaaccACAATCTGCAGCTGGGCCCGGCTGAGTGCACCCGTCTgccccccagtcccagccccagcccacgggggctgcagggagctggcagccagagccGCCTCACCCAGACAGGGGTAGGGCTCCCGACAGGCCTTGGGGCGACGCATTCAGGCTCCCTCTCGgccccccagcccggcagccGTGACACACGCTGCTGTGCCGGGGCGAGCCCTGCCCCGTGTCTGACAGCCGCCCCCAGCGCCTGGCCGTGAGTCGGAGCACCCGCCTGCCCGCCGGTCCGGTGCAGGACCCCGTGGAGAGGGGTCTCCCCTGTGGGAAGGAGCGAGGTTCACCTGGGATGACGGCGCTGGCATAGGTGAGCCAGGCCCCGAGGCAGAGCACGACGGGCACAGGGAGCCCCATGGTGAGAGCGGGCGGGAGGgaagccgcggggaagccagaCGGTGCCTGTGATAGACTGCCTGGGACAGCACTAATAGCCCTGCTCTCCCAGGGACTTTGACCCGGGTTTTATTCCCTACCCCATTAGCACACGTGGGCACAGCTCCGGGAGGGACTTTGCCGCCGGCAGgcctggggccctggcagagGGGCACGCCCTCCTGGCACAGCCCAGCGGGCGGACAGTGATTAGGAATCGCTGGCTAATCAGGCCCAGCCTCCCggccagggagctgcagggtgcGGTGCTGCAGGTACAAGGCCAGGCGGCCCCTTGCCCGGAATGTCAGCATCACTTGGCATAATCACACCCCAGGAGGAAGAGGCCAGGCCCGCTTTGTGGGGGCGAGACGGCTCATTAGCCTCGTGGCTCCAGATAAACCTATCAGCCACGGAGGACAAACTCCAGTCCCGGGTGCCGGCTCCGCCAGCGTCCCCATCCCGGACGGATGGTGATGTGAGCCGGCAgctcactgctgtgtgtttgcTCCCCAGGCTGAGCAAAGGGGGCCTTTGCTGGCTCTGTCGAGGTGCCTCAGACGCCTGGAGGATGTGTGTCTGCGCTCTGGGCTTGTGTTTTAAACGCTTCCGTCTGGGAGACAGCAGCGGGCGTCACCCACCCATTGTGAGGGGTGGCTACTCAGTGAATAGCTTTGCTGCATGGGCTCTGGCCCttacatcggggggggggggaacctacGGACCCcacttgcctgaatctggcccccacagcttggagcccccccccagcattaatgttaggagtaattaaaaaggggatagagaataagagaaaatatctcattgcctctgtataaaaccacgggacgcccgcatcttgaattctgtgtacagacgtggtcccCTCCTCTCAAAAGAGATAGATTGGcatgggaaaaggttcagaaatgggcaaccaaaatgatgaggggtttggaacgggtcccatatgaagtgagattaaaaagactgggacttttcagcttagaaaagaggaaatgaaagggggatatgatggaggtctataaaatcatgactggtgtggagaaagggaacaaggaaaagttattcacttgttcccacaatataagaactaggagccaccaaatgaaattactaggcagcaggtttaaaaggaagttgttcttcactcagcacacagtcaacctgtggaactccttgccacaggatgtggtgaaggctagaactttcacagggttcaaaaaagagctagatagagtcatggcggttaggtccattagtggctattagccaggatgggtaggaatggtgtccctagcctctgtttctctggaggtgggtgacaggggagggatcacctgaggattacctgttttgatccctccctctggcgcacttggcattggccactgtgagcagacaggacactgggccagatggacttttggtctgacccagtacggccgttcttatgttcagagcCGTGTAAGCTGGCAGGTTGTTCCActtctgctaagagcctgcatcaagaccTGGGTGACTGATGTATGTGATGTGCTGTCCTTAACAATcccactctcaaccttttctttcttttattaacaaACCTTTAGACGTTAGAGGCTAAGGGATTGGCCCAGCGGGCTCTTTTGGGTACGATCCGAGGTGTAAGGTGAccggggactgtggctggtcctttgggacggGGAGAACCTGTTCGGAGTTGGTGAGatgggttttataacctctcgcCTGTGCAAGGAGCGGTGCTGGCTGTGGCACAGTAACACAGGGGTGTCTAAGGGGATTGCTTGTGAGACTTCAGCTGCCACTTTGGCCAGCAAGAAGTGCTCTGTGCCACTGGTTCGGTGCCTTATAGAGGGGACCCCCAGTCCTGGGCTGTGCATAGCCCTGGTGTTAGGCAGTTCATCCGGATTTTACCCTCACAGTGCTGCCACCAGACAACTGTTACATCCACATAACCCTATCAGCAACAAGGAACAAATTCCACTTCCTGGTGCTGGACCTGCCAACATCCCCGCCCCATGCCACCCTGCCTGCCTCTTTACTCCAGCCCTCCCGTTGGCCCCGTCAGCCCTGCCCATATTGCCCTGTGCCCACCCTGCCTGCATCCTCACCCCTGCGCTGCCTGTGGCCCTGTCTGCCTTATCCACACCTCCACTCCTACGCCTGCCCTGGCCACGCTCCCCGTTCCTTGCCCAGACCGCCCCACACGTGCCCCACACTGGGTCAGCccagccagcccagtgtcctgtctgctgacagtggccaatgccaggagccccagagggagggaacacaacagggaatcatcatgcaattcctcccctgtcatccattcccagcttctgaatgAGGCTGTGACACCACCCctacccattgatggacctaacctccatgaatgtatctaggggcttttttgaaccctgttaaagtcctggtcttcacaacatcctctggcgaggagttccacaggttgactgtgcgctgtgtgaagaaaaacttccctttgtttgcttgttttaaacctgctatctattcatttcatttggtgacccctagttctgatgtcatgggaacaagtacataacttttccttattcactttttccccaccagtctcctcttttccaagctgaaaagtcccagtctttttaatctctcttcacacgggacccgttccaaaccctgaatcatatttgttgcccttttctgaaccttttcccatgccaatctatcttttttgagatgaggtgaccacatctgcacgcagtattcaaggtgaaggtgtatcatggttttatatagaggcaatgagatattctctgtcctactctctatcccttttttcatGATTCTTTACGTTGTTTGCGTTCCTTACgttccccatcatattgtatatagagttgggattatttttcccaatgtgcattactttgcatttatcaacattaaaattcatttgctgttttgttgctTAGTCtcctagtttggtgagatctttttgaagctcttcagtctgctttggtcttaactatcttgagcagtttagtatcagctgcaaattttgccacctcactatttacccctttctccagatcatttataaatacgttgaataggatgggtcccaggactgacccttgggggaccccactagttacctctctccactctgaaaactgaccatttattcctaccctttggttcctgtcttttaaccagttctcaatccacgggaggaccttccctcttatcccatgacaacttactttacttaagaacctttggtgagggaccttgtcaaaggctttctggaaatctaagtacactatatccactggattcctccttgtccatatgtttgttgaccctcttaaagaactctagggctgtgtctacactcgcggcttcttgggtgagaaatatgcaaatgaggtcaaGTATCTGAAtccgcaaaagcggcgaggagtcctgtggcaccttatagactagggctatgtctagactgcaggcttctttcgaaagaggctctttcgaaagcatctttcgaaagagcctctttcgaaagatcgcgtctagactgcaggcggatctttcgaaagagaaatccgctttttcgaaagagagcacccagcgagtctggatgctctctttcgaagacggcctctttacattgaagaacgccttctttcgaaagaggagctttcgaaagaaggcgttcttcctcgtgaaacgaggtttaccgccatcgaaagaaaagccgcattctttcgaaataatttcgaaagaacgcggcttgagtctggacgcaggggaagttttttcgggaaaaggctacttttcccgaaaaaccccctgagtgtggacacggcctaactgaagtgttggagcataagctttcgtaggcaaagacccacttcgtcagatgcatgcacctgatgaagtaggtcttagcctcatttgcatgttggagcataagctttcatgggcgaaGTGTGGACTATCgacgagcctcatttgcatacctaatgagccgccatttttgcagaagaggctcatgcgccagaaggagctgtctacactgctcctcttgcgcaatgccgttattcctgaaaataatcggcatagcggcattgcacaaggggggttttgttgtgcaagaaggggcagtgtagacagctccttctggcgcaagagccgcttctgcaaaaatggaggctcattaggtatgcaaaggaggctcgtgagcacccatggggggggcagggctggagtggcagggggctgaggggcactagctgcacttagggggaaccccagggctgaaccagcagggggctgtgggtcaggagtgaggggcactggcagcgctgtgagtggggggcccagggctgggccgacagggggctgtgggtcaggagtgaggggcaccggcagaccTGTGAATGGGGGGCCTagagctgggccggcagggggctgtgggtcaggagtgcgGGGCACTGGCAGACCTGTGAATGGGGAGCctagggctgggccggcagggggctgtgggtcaggagtgaggggcacaggcagcgctgtgagtggggggcccagggctgggccggcagggggctgtgggtcaggagtgaggggcaccggcagtgctgtgagtggggagcccagggctgagagtagcagggggctgtgggtcaggagtgaggggcactggcagaccTGTGAATGGGGGGCctagggctgggccggcagggggctgtgggtcaggagtgaggggcaccggcagcgctgtgagtggggggcccagggctgggctggcagggggctgtgggtcaggagtgaggggcacctccACTTGTGGGGACCAGACTCcggagcagcaggcagcctgggggccAGCAGGCCAGATGTCGCTGAAGGCAGAGGATGGGGgatgcctgcccagccccaccccacccctccctggtCTGAGCTCTCCAGCCCCGTCCCTCGCActcagggctgctgccacctccccgCCTGTCAGACTCCAGCCCCAGCGGAAAGGCCTCGCCGCTCCCACAGGGCCCCTCCACGCCGCACGTACCCCGGGAATTTGGctcagacacagccctggcgccaCCTGGCCTCATaaagccagagctgggctccGGGCTGGTGCCACACAGCTCCGCCAGGGGGGCAGCAATTCCCAATGGGCAGTGCCAAAGCCCCTCCCACGGATACAGccggagcagcagggctgggccgtTCCCAGGGAGCCTCGTGTGGCCTGGGACCATCCTGCTGCCCTGCTAGAACGCGCAGCTTGGCCGGTCTGAGCTGCCGCCAGTAGGGCTGGTCCAGGCTCCGTGTGGCTCCggctgggcagggagccgggagcTGTCGCAGCCCCAGAGCCGGCCCATTTACCAAATCACCGAGGGGTGCCCCCCCGCACTCCCATTGCCAGGCCCAAAGGCAAACGCTTCCCCCAAGTCCAGGGCAATAGGTCGTGCCCAGGGCGCTTACGGAAACAGGGAGGGGCCGTGCTGCCGGAGGAGAGGGGGACTCCGTGACGGCCAGAGGGACGGCgccctccccacacccagcccgtCGCCGGCAGCAGACCCTCGGAGGTACCATGCATCCGCGGTGCTGAGCCCGGCTCACCGGCACCCATTTCAGGGCGGGGGCCTCTGGCAGAGTAAGAGAGGTGGGGAAAAACAAAAGGGCGGATTTTATTtcgggggctggggttgggagggCAGGAGACTTAGTACAAAATTATATACAGCAGCGAGGGAGAGCGTCTCTCTGGTGGGGGCCCgtctgggccagccccgccccacagccttgGGGCGCTGTGCCCAGAGAGGGCAGGGGTGTTCCAGGCCCGGCAGCGATCCACGCCCAGCTGTCACAGCCTTCGCAGGAGGGAGGCCGCCCCGAGCGCGAGGAGCGTGAGACGGGGGGACGGGCCGAGGCCTGGCTCGCCTGACCTGGGGCTCGGCAAGGGGCACTCGGGGCCCCCGTGGTACGGCTCCAGGCAGCCCGCGTAGGCCAGCGCGTGCGCCACGTAGTTCTGCTCCTGCACGCCGTGGAAGAGATGGGCCATGGGGCCTCTGGCCATGATGGGCACGTCCTCGCCGGCGTGGGTCTCGGTGTCCAGCGGCACGGCCGCCTGCTGCCGGTAGTCCTTGTCCTCTGCCCGGGCGGTGGGGGAGCCAGACAGAGGGGGCGTGAGCCACGAGCCCGTCTCCCCGCGGCACCCGACGTCTCCCCTGCCTGAGAGCTGGTGGGCTGAGGCGTGAGGCGAGCCTGGTGCCGtaacccccagccctcagcggGGGCACGTGACCCTCCAGGTCTCCTCCCCGGTGCTGCTAGGCACAAGCTGGCACATGCTCCCCTGAGCATGAGGGGCCCAGCACCTTtccccgggcgcctggcagccggggggctctgggccccgcTGGGGCAGGCGGCGGCTCTTACCGATGGGCAGGGTGCTCACGTCCGGACGGCTGCCGTTGGTGATGGCGTATCCCGGCCCGTTCCCGTACAGGATGCTGGTGTACGGCCGCTTGTCCTCAGCCTTCTTGGGCGCCAGGCCTGTCACGCACAGAGGGGCACATCAGCAGGCCCTCGGCTGGCTCGCGacagcagccccgggcaggcacAACCCCCCTGGGACACAGCTGTGCACCATCGCCCGGGGCAGTGCCCACCGCAGCTGTGCCCAGGGCCCATGGCAAGCCCCAACGGCCATGGTTGCCGCTCAGAGACAtggggcctgggacagagggggctgcaggctgggagtgaggggcatcggcagagctgggggggttgccCCTTCTCCTACAAGTACCGAATCCTCCCAAGGGGGTTTCCATGCCCCGCCCCGGCAGCCCCGCGCTCCCCGGCCGGCCCCTCACCGAAGATGCTGTTGCCGCGGGGCGTGCTGCCGCCGAAGCTGAAGACGTGCGAGTGGTCGGCCGTCACCACGGTGAGGGTCTCCGAGGCGTCGGTCAGCTCGGCGGCGCGAGCCACGGCCCGGTCCAGCATGACGGCTTCGCTCAGGGCCTGCTTGGCTCGGCTGCTGTGGTGCCCGTGGTCGATCCTGCCCCGTGCAGAAGGAAGGGAGAGCCCGTTGTGATACCCTCGGGGCAGCCACTGGCGGCTGTGTGGGCTGGGgggacccctactggccggtatCTGTAGCACTGCCCGGCAGGACGGCTGCCTTAAGTCATGTAGGCAAAGCCCCAACCTGTCGGACCGGTTGAGGGCAGGTAGGGAACGAAGGAAGGGAGGtttcaggggaaggggcagttgctggctgggaaacatgaaggaagcagcctaagctgagggctgagggcctggggggggcaaTGGACCCCCTAATTCATGGGGTCTGAGACATCCTGGTcccgactcctgtagccacatcaggTCCAGGccgtgctgtatcctggaggagcaataactcctctgttctactggctggtggagtctgttctggctttacggggctgcaggaccagggggaccccgacgcgccatCACGCCCCCGCCTGGgaaccccagcctctcccctaaCCCTCTGCCACAGCACCGGGCTGGCGCCTACGTTGGACCCGAGATCAGAGCTACCTCGGAGGGCCCATAACTCCCCCCGCAGCCCGCtgcgagccccccccagcacccgcagCCAGAGGGCCCCCCGGGCCGGCTCCATGGGCCACTCATCTTCCACGAAGAGGAAGAAGCCGCGGGGATTCCTGCGCAGGATGCGGACGGCCTTCTCCGTCATCTCCACAAGGGAGGGGTCGGTGTAGGCGTCGCGGTTCAGCTCGTACTTCATGTCCTTGGGCTCAAAGAGACCTGCCGGGAGGAGCCGCACGCGTCAGGCTCGGGCGCCGCCGAGGGCTGGGCCGGTCCCGGAGGGTGCCCCGGGAGAGGGATCCTATTGACGCCCGCTCTGCgcccctgccaggccccctgcccagctgggcccgGGCTGGCAGTGCACGGGGGCCCATGGGGCAGCCTGCGGCTCGGAGGTCCAGCCCCATGCAGAGGCAGGGCGGGTCCCCCAATGCAGCCAATTCACACACAAGCCATTCCTCCATGGACCAGTCTCATGCGCCCCGCAcaccagccctcccctccccgccaggggCAACCCTGGGGGTGCCCTGCCCGGCTGGCTGgctccctctgccaccccacaGCCAGCCTCACCCAGGAGGTAGTCAGTGGCGTTCTCATCCACGGCGTCCAGGCCTCTCTTGTCCCAGACGTACTGCGCCCCCTGCCGCCAGAACAGACCCGGCTCAGCCCGCGTGCGCTCCGGCACCCCCGGCCATGCCCCGGCCTTCCCCCCGGTACGTGCCACGTGTCGGCCCACGCCCCCCAGGGTGCAAGCCCCGTGCGTGGCTGCTCCAGGCAGCGCGTTCCCGCAGGGCCCGGGGGATACGCGCAGGGACCCAGCCGGCTGCACTGGGGGCCACCCCCGAGCAAGGGGGGTTCCCAGGCCTCCCGAtcgaggaggggggaggagggaatttcCCGGGGGCCCAGCAGTTCATAGGGGCCCAGAGCtaacagcagcagtggcagtggaAGGAGCCccgggtccctttgaattgctcTCAGGgccggtggtggtggtggtgggggggggggagacatgctgtggtctgggtggtgctaagggctgactgcccgatgccccgccccctccggggcacacagctgcccccccaccctgcactgggACCCACTAGGGCTgccgccccccccaaccctgcccctcgGCTCCAGGGCACGGGCAGAGCTGGCACCTCCTTGGCACTGAGCCACCTCTCGACCAAGTTGAGCCCGTCCTTCCTCGTCCCGCTCTGCTTCGGGTCCTCCGGGTACTCGGGGTCCGGGGTCTTCCGGGGCGTCATGTACATCCTCCCGCCGCCCAGGATCACCTGCAAGCGGGGCGGGGACAGCCCAGACATCAGGGGCACCGGAGCCTTGCACACCCCGGCAccctccaggctgggcagagcccggccgcTGGGCTCTGAGCCATGGC is from Pelodiscus sinensis isolate JC-2024 chromosome 10, ASM4963464v1, whole genome shotgun sequence and encodes:
- the LOC102450314 gene encoding alkaline phosphatase, whose amino-acid sequence is MSPVQHLAAAGLCFCICLAARLSAAPAALEHEKAPAYWNERARKTLESALTLVPITHRAKNIVLFLGDGMGISTVSAARIYKGQLEGGPGEDSRLAMETFPYVALAKTYSVDRQVPDSAGTGTAYLCGVKANAKTLGVSAAAAYGKCNTTWGNEVYSVLHRAKQAGKSVGIVTTTRVQHASPGASYAHVVNREWYSDADLPKEAVRQGCRDIAYQLVHNTDINVILGGGRMYMTPRKTPDPEYPEDPKQSGTRKDGLNLVERWLSAKEGAQYVWDKRGLDAVDENATDYLLGLFEPKDMKYELNRDAYTDPSLVEMTEKAVRILRRNPRGFFLFVEGGRIDHGHHSSRAKQALSEAVMLDRAVARAAELTDASETLTVVTADHSHVFSFGGSTPRGNSIFGLAPKKAEDKRPYTSILYGNGPGYAITNGSRPDVSTLPIEDKDYRQQAAVPLDTETHAGEDVPIMARGPMAHLFHGVQEQNYVAHALAYAGCLEPYHGGPECPLPSPRSGEPGLGPSPRLTLLALGAASLLRRL